Proteins encoded in a region of the Teredinibacter purpureus genome:
- the serA gene encoding phosphoglycerate dehydrogenase yields the protein MSAPLNSLDKDKIKFVLFEGVSISAVESLKHAGYTNVDYLKTALAEDELIERVKDAHFVGLRSRTQLTRKVFENAPKLVAVGCFCIGTNQVDLAAAQEHGVAVFNAPYSNTRSVAELVIAEAILLLRDIPAKNAGCHRGEWQKSAIGSFEIRGKTLGLIGYGSIGSQVSVLAESLGMNVLFFDVINKLPLGNATQCKSLTQLLAKSDIVSLHVPETVSTQNLIGATEISAMQKGAILINASRGTVIDIDALAKALETKHLSGTAIDVFPVEPKGNAEEFVSPLRAFDNAILTPHIGGSTMEAQENIGFEVAEKLIKYSDNGTTISSVNFPEVALPSHQNVHRLLHVHKNVPGILTSINQVFSDNNINIASQYLQTNESVGYVVVDVNSPYNETALTQLKAIDGTIRCRVLF from the coding sequence ATGTCGGCTCCCCTTAATTCTTTAGATAAAGATAAAATTAAATTCGTATTGTTTGAAGGCGTGAGTATATCCGCTGTCGAGAGTCTTAAACATGCGGGTTACACCAATGTTGATTATTTAAAAACAGCCTTGGCAGAAGACGAACTCATTGAAAGGGTGAAGGATGCTCATTTTGTGGGGCTACGTTCGCGTACACAGCTAACTCGAAAAGTATTTGAAAACGCGCCCAAGTTGGTGGCGGTAGGGTGTTTTTGTATTGGCACTAACCAAGTAGATTTAGCTGCGGCGCAAGAGCATGGTGTAGCGGTATTCAATGCACCCTACTCCAACACTCGCAGTGTGGCAGAATTAGTGATTGCCGAAGCAATTTTGTTGCTGCGCGATATTCCTGCAAAGAATGCGGGTTGTCATCGTGGTGAGTGGCAAAAATCGGCTATTGGTTCTTTTGAAATTCGCGGTAAAACTCTGGGGCTTATTGGCTATGGCTCCATTGGCAGCCAAGTGAGCGTACTTGCAGAATCATTGGGTATGAATGTACTTTTCTTTGATGTCATTAATAAATTGCCATTGGGTAATGCTACCCAATGTAAATCATTAACTCAGCTGCTCGCCAAATCCGATATTGTTTCATTGCATGTACCTGAAACAGTTTCCACGCAAAATCTCATTGGTGCTACTGAAATTTCTGCCATGCAAAAAGGCGCTATATTGATAAACGCTTCACGTGGCACGGTCATTGATATTGACGCGCTCGCAAAGGCGTTGGAAACCAAACATCTTTCGGGTACGGCAATTGATGTATTTCCTGTGGAGCCTAAAGGTAATGCAGAAGAGTTTGTTAGCCCGCTGCGAGCCTTTGATAACGCCATTTTGACTCCACATATAGGGGGGTCAACAATGGAAGCACAGGAAAATATTGGTTTCGAGGTAGCGGAAAAACTCATTAAATATTCTGATAACGGCACTACTATTTCTTCGGTGAATTTCCCGGAGGTTGCGTTGCCAAGCCATCAAAATGTTCATCGGTTATTACATGTACACAAAAATGTTCCCGGTATATTAACGTCTATTAACCAAGTGTTTTCGGACAATAATATTAATATTGCCAGCCAATATTTACAGACCAATGAAAGTGTGGGTTACGTAGTGGTTGATGTGAATTCACCTTACAACGAAACGGCACTTACGCAGCTGAAAGCTATCGATGGCACTATTCGCTGCCGAGTATTGTTTTAA
- the ilvA gene encoding threonine ammonia-lyase, biosynthetic, with amino-acid sequence MPQSYIKRILNARIYDLAVETPLDEAPLISTRMKNKVLFKREDLQPVFSFKIRGAYNKLLQLTDEQRAKGVVAASAGNHAQGLALASQHLGVSATIVMPQTTPAIKIDAAKRRGSKVVLMGDTFDEASAHAQKLVVEKGMTYVPPYDDADVIAGQGTVAMELLRQYSGPIDAVFIPVGGGGLCAGMSAYIKYVRPETKVFAVEPVDAACLKAALDANRRVTLPHVGIFADGVAVAQIGKEPYRVIKASIDGVITATADEMCAAIKDVFEDTRSITEPAGALSLAGLKKYVAETGCEGKTFVAISSGANTNFDRLRFISESTEIGEKREAIFAVTIPEKPGSYAKFCKLLGKRSITEFNYRYADNRDAHIFVGLQVSPSNNDREVIANTLASKGYKVCDMTENETAKLHIRHMVGGHAPQAGDEKIYRFEFPERPGALLKFLTKLAGRWNISMFHYRNHGAAFGRVLVGFQVPKKEHKQLETLLKDLGYPYSDETNNEAYQYFLG; translated from the coding sequence ATGCCCCAGTCTTACATCAAACGCATTCTCAATGCGCGCATATACGACCTCGCCGTGGAAACACCCCTGGACGAAGCGCCTTTGATTTCGACTCGCATGAAAAACAAAGTGCTATTCAAACGCGAAGACTTGCAACCCGTATTCTCGTTTAAAATTCGCGGTGCCTACAACAAACTGCTTCAACTAACTGACGAACAACGCGCCAAAGGCGTCGTGGCAGCATCTGCAGGTAACCATGCACAGGGCCTGGCCTTAGCCTCTCAACATTTGGGTGTGAGCGCTACTATTGTCATGCCACAAACCACACCTGCCATTAAAATTGACGCCGCTAAACGTCGTGGCTCTAAAGTCGTTCTGATGGGCGACACGTTCGACGAAGCCTCTGCACATGCACAGAAATTAGTTGTAGAAAAAGGCATGACTTACGTTCCCCCCTACGACGATGCCGATGTCATTGCCGGGCAAGGGACTGTGGCAATGGAGCTGTTGCGCCAATATTCCGGCCCCATAGATGCCGTTTTTATTCCTGTTGGCGGTGGTGGTCTTTGTGCAGGCATGTCCGCTTACATTAAATATGTACGCCCAGAAACAAAAGTTTTTGCCGTAGAGCCCGTCGATGCCGCATGCCTTAAAGCGGCTCTCGACGCAAATCGACGCGTTACCTTGCCTCATGTAGGTATATTTGCCGACGGCGTAGCCGTTGCTCAAATAGGCAAAGAACCTTACCGCGTAATTAAAGCGAGTATCGATGGCGTGATCACCGCCACCGCCGACGAGATGTGTGCAGCCATTAAAGACGTTTTTGAAGATACGCGCTCTATAACCGAACCTGCTGGCGCACTGTCTCTCGCAGGGCTGAAAAAATACGTTGCTGAAACCGGCTGCGAAGGAAAGACGTTCGTCGCTATTTCTAGTGGTGCCAATACCAATTTTGATCGTCTACGGTTTATTTCGGAAAGTACCGAAATCGGCGAAAAGCGCGAAGCCATATTCGCGGTAACTATTCCCGAAAAGCCCGGCAGCTACGCGAAATTCTGCAAGCTTTTAGGTAAGCGTTCTATTACGGAATTTAATTATCGCTACGCCGATAATCGCGATGCCCATATATTCGTTGGTTTACAAGTATCGCCAAGCAATAATGATCGGGAAGTTATTGCCAACACGCTAGCATCAAAAGGCTATAAAGTTTGCGATATGACCGAAAACGAAACGGCTAAACTCCATATTCGCCATATGGTTGGCGGACATGCGCCTCAAGCCGGTGATGAAAAAATTTATCGTTTTGAATTTCCTGAACGTCCAGGTGCTCTACTTAAGTTTCTAACGAAACTTGCTGGCCGCTGGAATATTTCAATGTTTCACTACCGTAATCACGGTGCAGCCTTTGGCCGCGTATTAGTCGGCTTTCAAGTGCCCAAAAAAGAACACAAACAGCTCGAAACACTGCTTAAGGATTTGGGCTATCCGTACTCCGACGAAACTAATAACGAAGCGTACCAATATTTTTTAGGGTAG
- a CDS encoding phosphoglycerate kinase, whose product MSVKLMKDLDLNGKRVLIRQDLNVPIQDGEITSDVRIRASLPTIKAALKSGAKVMLMSHLGRPTEGEYEEQFSLKPVATRLSELLGQDVAVIKDWQAGIDLNDGDVVLLENVRFNKGEKKDEEALSKAYAALCDVFVMDAFGTAHRAQASTHGVAKYAAVACAGPLLSGELDALSKALANPARPMVAMVGGSKVSTKLTVLDALSKICDILVVGGGISNTFVAAAGNEVGNSLYEKDLIPEAQRLCKESEVIYATDVRTTKEGFSDWSHNSVVEAKPAENVQADEEIIDYGPETAARVAQILKDAKTIMWNGPCGVFEYDAFANGTETIARAIAESEAFSLAGGGDTLAAIDKFGLADKISYISTGGGAFLEYVEGKELPAVAMLETRGAE is encoded by the coding sequence ATGTCAGTAAAACTTATGAAAGATTTGGATCTTAACGGTAAGCGGGTCTTAATCCGTCAGGACCTTAACGTACCGATTCAAGACGGCGAAATCACGTCGGACGTTCGCATTCGTGCCTCCTTACCTACCATCAAAGCCGCACTCAAGTCTGGTGCTAAAGTTATGCTGATGTCCCACTTGGGTCGCCCAACCGAAGGTGAGTACGAAGAGCAGTTTTCACTTAAGCCTGTAGCCACGCGTTTGAGCGAGCTATTGGGCCAAGACGTTGCAGTTATTAAAGATTGGCAAGCCGGTATTGATCTAAACGACGGTGACGTTGTGTTGCTAGAGAACGTTCGCTTCAATAAAGGCGAAAAGAAAGACGAAGAGGCCTTGTCAAAAGCTTACGCAGCGTTATGTGATGTGTTTGTGATGGATGCCTTTGGTACGGCTCACCGCGCACAGGCGTCTACACACGGAGTTGCAAAGTATGCGGCCGTAGCATGTGCTGGACCTTTGCTCTCGGGCGAACTCGATGCATTGTCAAAAGCACTAGCTAACCCCGCGCGCCCAATGGTGGCGATGGTTGGCGGTTCAAAAGTATCGACCAAGTTAACCGTTTTAGATGCATTATCTAAAATATGTGACATTTTGGTTGTGGGCGGCGGTATTTCGAATACCTTCGTGGCTGCGGCAGGTAATGAAGTAGGTAACTCTTTGTATGAAAAAGATTTAATCCCAGAAGCTCAGCGTTTATGTAAAGAATCCGAAGTGATTTATGCAACCGACGTGCGTACCACAAAGGAAGGTTTTAGCGACTGGTCTCATAACTCTGTTGTAGAGGCAAAGCCTGCAGAAAATGTACAGGCAGACGAAGAAATTATTGATTACGGCCCAGAAACGGCCGCGCGCGTTGCTCAAATATTGAAAGACGCTAAAACCATCATGTGGAATGGCCCTTGTGGTGTATTTGAATACGATGCTTTTGCTAATGGTACCGAGACTATTGCGCGTGCAATTGCAGAGAGTGAAGCATTCTCTCTAGCGGGTGGCGGCGATACACTTGCGGCTATCGACAAATTTGGATTGGCCGATAAAATTTCTTATATTTCAACGGGCGGCGGTGCTTTTCTTGAGTATGTTGAAGGCAAAGAGCTTCCCGCTGTTGCAATGTTAGAGACACGCGGAGCCGAGTAA
- the rpiA gene encoding ribose-5-phosphate isomerase RpiA produces the protein MNQDDLKKAVAQAAIDYILPSLEKDTIVGVGTGSTANFFIDMLGAHKGLFDGAVASSEASAERLKKLGIPVYDLNSVSGMAVYVDGADESNESLHLIKGGGAALTREKIVTACADEFICIADGSKWVKTLGTFPLPVEVIPMARAHVARELVKLGGDPVHRAGCITDNGGEILDVYGLAITDPVAMENAINQIVGVIANGLFAQRPADVLLLGTENGVKTFKAAS, from the coding sequence ATGAATCAGGACGACCTAAAGAAAGCCGTTGCACAAGCCGCCATTGACTACATTCTCCCTTCGCTAGAAAAAGATACAATAGTCGGCGTTGGAACAGGCTCAACGGCTAATTTTTTTATCGATATGCTAGGCGCTCATAAGGGCTTATTTGATGGTGCAGTGGCCAGTTCTGAGGCGTCTGCTGAGCGGCTGAAAAAGCTGGGTATTCCCGTTTACGATCTTAATAGTGTGAGCGGCATGGCGGTATATGTGGATGGTGCAGACGAAAGCAACGAATCCCTTCATTTGATCAAGGGCGGCGGTGCGGCACTGACACGTGAAAAAATCGTCACTGCCTGTGCAGATGAATTTATTTGTATTGCTGATGGCAGTAAATGGGTGAAGACACTCGGTACCTTTCCTTTACCTGTTGAAGTGATACCTATGGCGCGAGCGCATGTAGCGCGTGAGCTGGTTAAATTGGGTGGAGACCCTGTTCATAGAGCGGGTTGTATCACCGATAACGGCGGCGAAATTCTTGATGTGTATGGGCTAGCGATTACAGATCCTGTGGCGATGGAAAATGCTATCAATCAAATTGTTGGTGTTATCGCAAATGGATTGTTTGCTCAGCGTCCAGCGGATGTATTGCTTTTAGGTACAGAAAACGGTGTTAAAACTTTTAAAGCGGCCAGTTAA
- a CDS encoding alpha/beta fold hydrolase, with amino-acid sequence MDESERRLLRQQLKPLQFVAPFSLEACSAELHNFFCLYGFDSLSKKKGCEHFAGTVRLGGFECVVHCWQQKNSLAPLPQRTVILSHGLFDHSGLYLQLVSRLLESNFTVLMADLPGHGLSEGEPAAINSFVEYANVVSDCVVLVQQHKKRFGCISLIGQSTGAAAILRYLLDQAYACPIEKVVLLAPLIKPRRFGFIKLSFPLVQLLRVPIKRHFSMNSNDEAFCRFLAQKDRLQTRIIRHSWLRAMLEWVEWFGVKRRNILADIDRPLTVPTLIIQGEEDETVDWRFNVPVIQSVFANCKVTSIAGARHHLVNESDVLRTCIYSALLAFLE; translated from the coding sequence ATGGATGAATCGGAACGACGCCTTCTTCGTCAACAACTAAAACCTTTGCAATTCGTTGCACCTTTCTCGCTAGAGGCTTGCTCCGCGGAGCTACACAATTTCTTCTGCCTGTATGGTTTTGATTCCTTATCGAAAAAGAAAGGTTGTGAGCATTTCGCTGGTACCGTTCGCTTGGGTGGGTTTGAATGTGTTGTTCATTGTTGGCAGCAAAAGAATTCGCTTGCACCTTTGCCGCAGCGCACTGTCATTCTTAGCCACGGTTTATTCGACCATTCGGGTCTTTACCTTCAGCTGGTTAGTAGGCTGCTTGAGTCGAACTTTACGGTATTGATGGCGGATTTACCGGGGCACGGTTTAAGTGAGGGCGAGCCTGCGGCCATTAATAGTTTTGTTGAATATGCGAATGTGGTGAGCGATTGCGTGGTGTTAGTACAGCAGCATAAAAAGAGGTTTGGCTGTATTTCATTGATAGGTCAAAGTACGGGTGCGGCAGCGATTTTACGCTATTTACTTGATCAGGCTTATGCCTGCCCAATCGAGAAGGTCGTGTTGTTAGCACCGCTTATAAAGCCCCGACGTTTTGGTTTTATTAAGCTAAGCTTTCCCTTAGTGCAGTTATTGCGAGTGCCTATTAAGCGTCATTTCAGCATGAACAGTAACGATGAGGCTTTTTGTCGTTTTCTGGCGCAAAAGGATCGTTTGCAGACACGCATTATTCGTCATTCATGGCTGCGAGCAATGCTTGAATGGGTAGAATGGTTTGGAGTAAAACGCCGCAATATTCTGGCCGATATCGATAGGCCATTGACTGTGCCAACGCTAATAATTCAGGGAGAAGAAGATGAAACGGTTGATTGGCGATTTAATGTACCGGTTATTCAAAGTGTATTTGCCAACTGCAAAGTTACCTCTATTGCAGGAGCGCGACATCATTTGGTTAACGAAAGCGATGTATTGCGTACGTGCATCTATTCGGCATTGCTTGCCTTTCTTGAATAG